Proteins from one Labrenzia sp. CE80 genomic window:
- a CDS encoding LacI family DNA-binding transcriptional regulator, producing MQRVTIHDVAEKAGVSLATVDRVLNNRPGVRAATIEKVRDAVRTLKYTPDVFAANLAKKRNYRLHFLIPNGPNAFMEDLTREAVAHAATLERERVSVHIEPIDAFDGHRVTGTLAILDKSVCDGVAVVAPSFPEVRAAIDRLQDRGVHVVTLVSDHPASSRQHFVGIDNLAAGRAAGRLLGRFLPRQPAKIGLIAGSLGLRDHADRYAGFKEVLSAEFPHLETLKVREGRDDNTRTRDIVAKLLSEHTDLSALYNIGAGNRGVIAALEKDGHGSLLTFIGHELTPYTREALISGTMDALIAQDPGHEIRSAIRVLKALCDGAPIVEGQERIGIDVFLKDNLPDLA from the coding sequence ATGCAGCGGGTAACAATTCACGATGTGGCCGAAAAAGCCGGCGTCAGCCTGGCGACGGTCGACAGGGTTCTGAACAACCGGCCCGGCGTGCGCGCGGCGACAATCGAGAAGGTTCGGGACGCGGTTCGCACATTGAAATATACCCCTGACGTCTTTGCGGCCAATCTCGCCAAGAAGCGCAACTACCGTCTGCACTTCCTCATTCCAAACGGTCCCAATGCCTTCATGGAAGACCTGACCCGCGAGGCCGTTGCCCATGCAGCAACACTGGAACGCGAACGGGTCAGCGTTCATATCGAACCCATCGATGCCTTTGACGGCCACAGGGTGACGGGAACGCTGGCGATCCTGGACAAGTCGGTCTGTGACGGCGTTGCCGTCGTGGCACCGTCCTTTCCCGAGGTGCGCGCTGCCATCGATCGCCTGCAAGACCGCGGTGTCCATGTCGTGACACTGGTCTCGGACCATCCGGCCTCCAGCCGTCAACATTTCGTCGGCATCGACAACCTCGCCGCGGGCCGCGCCGCGGGCCGGCTGCTTGGCCGTTTCCTTCCCCGCCAACCTGCAAAGATCGGCCTGATTGCCGGCTCCCTAGGGCTGCGCGATCATGCAGACCGATATGCCGGATTCAAGGAGGTTCTGTCCGCTGAGTTCCCGCATCTTGAAACGCTCAAGGTACGCGAAGGGCGCGACGACAACACCCGCACCAGGGACATCGTTGCAAAGCTGCTGTCAGAACACACCGACCTTTCGGCGCTCTACAACATTGGTGCCGGCAACCGAGGTGTGATCGCGGCGCTGGAAAAGGACGGCCATGGGTCGCTGCTAACCTTCATCGGCCATGAACTGACACCCTACACCCGCGAGGCCCTGATCTCGGGCACCATGGATGCGCTGATCGCCCAGGACCCCGGCCACGAAATACGCAGTGCCATTCGAGTGCTCAAGGCGCTGTGCGACGGTGCGCCGATTGTCGAAGGCCAAGAGCGCATCGGCATCGATGTTTTCCTGAAAGACAACCTGCCGGATTTGGCCTAG
- a CDS encoding NAD(P)/FAD-dependent oxidoreductase has translation MRDLDVLIVGAGAAGLMCAIEAAKRGRRVLVIDHARKAAEKIRISGGGRCNFTNLHCTPANYLSQNPRFCVSALKRYTQQDFLQMVDRHRIPWHEKTLGQLFCDDSAQNIIDMLLDELSKAGGKLQLETSVSALEKADSGLQVKTNHEQLRTKAVVIATGGPSIPKMGASGFGYDVARQFGLDIVPPRAALVPLTFSDANKDLCKRLAGVSVDALVSFGKTSFREGLLFTHRGLSGPSILQISSYWQEGKPITVDLSPTRDAFEAFRTARTESPKQDLKTVLGQLLPNRLADELSKEFGLKGRLADLSDKVLRRAGEAINHWQLTPVGTEGYRTAEVTLGGVSTKELSSKTFEASKVPGLYFIGEVVDVTGHLGGFNFQWAWSSGHACGQAV, from the coding sequence ATGCGTGATCTTGATGTTCTGATTGTTGGTGCCGGTGCCGCCGGTTTGATGTGCGCCATTGAAGCGGCCAAACGCGGACGGCGCGTGCTGGTGATTGACCATGCGCGCAAGGCAGCGGAGAAGATCCGTATTTCCGGCGGTGGCCGCTGCAACTTCACCAACCTGCATTGTACGCCGGCGAACTATCTGTCGCAGAACCCTCGCTTTTGCGTGTCTGCCCTGAAGCGCTACACGCAACAAGACTTCCTGCAGATGGTGGACCGCCATCGCATTCCCTGGCACGAGAAAACACTCGGCCAGCTGTTCTGCGATGACAGCGCCCAGAACATCATCGACATGCTGCTTGATGAATTGTCCAAAGCAGGCGGCAAGCTGCAGTTGGAAACATCCGTTTCGGCACTGGAGAAAGCCGATAGCGGGTTACAGGTCAAAACCAACCATGAGCAACTCCGTACCAAGGCCGTCGTGATTGCCACCGGCGGCCCTTCGATTCCGAAGATGGGAGCGAGCGGCTTTGGCTATGATGTTGCGCGCCAGTTCGGGCTGGACATTGTTCCGCCCCGCGCAGCGCTCGTGCCCCTGACATTCTCGGACGCCAACAAAGATCTTTGCAAACGGCTTGCCGGGGTTTCGGTCGACGCACTGGTCTCCTTCGGAAAGACCTCCTTTCGCGAGGGCCTGCTGTTCACCCATCGCGGTCTGTCTGGTCCCTCGATCCTTCAGATCTCGTCCTACTGGCAAGAGGGCAAGCCGATCACCGTCGATCTGTCGCCGACGCGCGATGCCTTCGAAGCCTTTCGGACCGCTCGTACGGAGAGCCCCAAGCAGGATCTGAAAACCGTTCTTGGTCAACTTTTGCCGAACCGGCTTGCAGATGAATTGTCCAAGGAGTTTGGATTGAAGGGACGGTTGGCTGACCTCTCCGACAAGGTCCTTCGCCGGGCGGGCGAGGCAATCAACCACTGGCAGTTGACGCCCGTGGGCACAGAGGGCTACCGCACGGCCGAGGTCACACTCGGCGGCGTCAGCACCAAGGAACTGTCCTCAAAAACCTTCGAAGCGAGCAAGGTGCCGGGGCTCTATTTCATTGGCGAAGTTGTCGACGTAACGGGGCATCTGGGTGGCTTCAATTTCCAATGGGCCTGGTCATCGGGGCATGCTTGCGGTCAGGCCGTTTAG
- the betA gene encoding choline dehydrogenase, giving the protein MTLEFDFIIVGAGSAGCALAYRLSENPDTSVLVLEFGGTDAGPFIQMPAALSYPMNMSRYDWGYESEPEPHLGGRRLATPRGKVIGGSSSINGMVYVRGHACDFDTWEDMGAAGWGYRHVLPYYQRLETSHGGQTGWRGTSGPLHVTRGTKWNPLYDAFKSAGEQAGYGVTPDYNGERQEGFSDMEMTVHKGRRWSAANAYLRPALKRGNVELIKGALVRRVLFEDKRAVGVEFETGGEIQSAKARREVVLAASSINSPKILMQSGIGAASHLSEHGIEVIADRPGVGANLQDHLELYIQQACIQPITLYKHWNIFSKAMIGLQWLLQGKGLGASNHFEASAFIRSKAGIKYPDIQYHFLPFAVRYDGKAAAEGHGFQAHVGPMRSKSRGRVSLTSADPRAKPSILFNYMSHEDDWADFRTAIRLTREIFGQEAFAPYRGKEIQPGDAVQSDDDLNDFIREHAESAYHPSGTCRMGAANDTMAVVDPHCGVIGVEGLRVADSSIFPQITNGNLNAPSILVGEKAADHLLGKDPLPASNQQPWIHPDWETSQR; this is encoded by the coding sequence ATGACCCTAGAGTTCGACTTCATCATCGTCGGCGCAGGATCGGCTGGCTGCGCGCTGGCTTACCGCCTGTCTGAAAACCCCGACACAAGCGTTCTCGTGCTCGAGTTCGGTGGCACGGATGCCGGTCCCTTCATCCAGATGCCGGCCGCCCTGTCCTATCCCATGAACATGTCCCGCTACGACTGGGGCTATGAGAGCGAGCCGGAACCGCATCTTGGCGGCCGCCGCCTCGCCACCCCGCGCGGCAAAGTGATCGGCGGCTCCTCGTCGATCAACGGCATGGTCTATGTGCGCGGTCACGCGTGCGATTTCGACACATGGGAAGACATGGGCGCCGCGGGCTGGGGCTATCGCCATGTCCTTCCCTACTATCAGCGCCTTGAAACCAGCCATGGTGGCCAGACCGGCTGGCGCGGCACTTCGGGTCCTTTGCATGTCACGCGCGGCACCAAGTGGAACCCGCTCTATGACGCGTTCAAGTCTGCCGGCGAACAGGCTGGATATGGCGTGACGCCGGACTACAACGGCGAGCGGCAGGAAGGTTTTTCCGACATGGAAATGACCGTCCATAAGGGCCGACGCTGGTCAGCGGCCAATGCCTACCTCAGGCCGGCGCTGAAGCGCGGCAACGTCGAACTCATCAAGGGCGCTTTGGTGCGGCGGGTGCTCTTCGAAGACAAACGCGCAGTCGGGGTGGAATTTGAGACCGGCGGCGAGATCCAGAGCGCCAAGGCCCGACGCGAAGTCGTTCTGGCCGCCTCTTCCATCAACTCACCCAAGATCCTGATGCAGTCAGGCATCGGCGCAGCCAGCCATCTGTCGGAACACGGCATCGAGGTCATTGCGGACCGCCCGGGCGTCGGCGCGAACCTTCAGGATCATCTGGAACTCTATATCCAGCAGGCCTGCATCCAGCCGATCACGCTCTACAAGCACTGGAACATTTTCTCCAAGGCGATGATCGGCTTGCAATGGTTGCTTCAGGGCAAAGGCCTCGGAGCCTCCAACCACTTCGAGGCATCGGCCTTCATCCGCTCAAAGGCCGGGATCAAATATCCGGACATCCAGTATCACTTCCTGCCATTTGCGGTTCGATATGACGGCAAGGCAGCGGCGGAAGGCCACGGCTTCCAGGCCCACGTGGGACCGATGCGGTCGAAATCGCGCGGCCGGGTTTCGCTTACCTCCGCAGACCCCAGGGCCAAGCCGTCGATCCTCTTCAACTACATGTCCCACGAAGACGATTGGGCGGACTTCAGAACCGCGATCCGCCTGACACGGGAAATCTTTGGCCAGGAGGCCTTCGCGCCCTATCGCGGCAAGGAAATCCAGCCAGGCGACGCGGTCCAGAGTGATGACGACCTGAACGACTTCATTCGTGAGCACGCGGAAAGTGCATATCACCCGAGCGGCACTTGCCGCATGGGTGCCGCCAACGACACCATGGCTGTGGTCGATCCACACTGCGGGGTCATCGGCGTGGAAGGTCTGAGGGTTGCGGACAGTTCGATTTTCCCGCAAATCACAAACGGGAATCTCAACGCACCGTCGATCCTGGTCGGTGAGAAGGCAGCAGACCACCTCCTGGGCAAGGATCCTCTTCCTGCGTCGAACCAGCAGCCCTGGATCCATCCCGATTGGGAAACCAGCCAGAGATAA
- the betB gene encoding betaine-aldehyde dehydrogenase, giving the protein MRAQPKASHYIGGGYVESPEGHPFPSIYPATGEAIASLNSADEKTVEAAVEAAVEGQKIWAATPPAERGRVLRKAADILRERNRALSELETLDTGKPLQETLVADAASGADCLEYYGGLAATLTGEHIDLGGSFAFTKREPLGVCVGIGAWNYPIQIACWKAAPALVCGNAMVFKPSEVTPLSALQFAEILTEAGLPDGVFNVVQGFGEVGAKLIAHPQVAKVSLTGSVPTGAKVASLAGEHLKKATLELGGKSPLIVFDDADVDNAVSAAINANFYSTGQICSNGTRVFVHTAIKERFLDRLAERTANAVLGDPMDEATSIGPLVSKPQLDKVLGYMEIGKQEGARLVCGGGSADVAALQDGFFVQPTVFADVKDGMRIACEEIFGPVMCVLDFDDEDDVVARANDTVFGLAAGVFTKDIQRAHRVIDQLEAGTCWINTYNLTPIEMPFGGYKKSGIGRENGHAAIEYYSQIKSVYVEMGDVEAAF; this is encoded by the coding sequence ATGCGCGCGCAACCCAAAGCCTCACACTATATCGGCGGCGGCTATGTGGAGAGCCCGGAGGGCCATCCGTTCCCGTCCATCTACCCGGCGACCGGCGAGGCAATTGCCTCGTTGAACAGCGCCGATGAGAAGACCGTCGAGGCTGCGGTGGAGGCAGCCGTTGAAGGTCAGAAGATCTGGGCGGCAACGCCGCCGGCCGAGCGTGGCCGCGTTCTGCGCAAGGCGGCCGACATCCTGCGCGAACGCAATCGCGCGCTGTCCGAACTGGAAACGCTCGACACGGGCAAGCCCTTGCAGGAAACGCTTGTGGCCGATGCGGCCTCGGGCGCCGACTGCCTTGAGTATTATGGCGGACTGGCTGCAACGCTGACCGGCGAGCACATCGATCTCGGCGGTTCTTTCGCCTTTACTAAGCGCGAACCTTTGGGTGTCTGTGTCGGTATCGGTGCCTGGAACTACCCGATTCAGATCGCTTGCTGGAAGGCCGCCCCCGCCCTCGTCTGTGGTAACGCCATGGTGTTCAAACCATCCGAAGTGACCCCGCTCAGCGCCCTGCAGTTCGCCGAGATCCTGACGGAAGCCGGTCTGCCGGACGGCGTCTTCAATGTCGTCCAAGGTTTTGGCGAAGTTGGCGCCAAACTCATTGCCCATCCGCAGGTCGCCAAGGTCTCGCTGACAGGTTCCGTGCCGACGGGTGCGAAAGTTGCCTCGCTTGCGGGCGAGCACCTGAAAAAGGCGACGCTGGAACTGGGCGGAAAGTCTCCCCTGATTGTCTTTGACGACGCCGACGTCGACAATGCCGTCTCGGCCGCGATCAACGCCAACTTCTATTCCACCGGCCAGATCTGCTCGAACGGAACACGCGTCTTCGTGCACACGGCCATCAAGGAGCGGTTCCTCGACCGGCTTGCGGAGCGCACCGCCAATGCGGTGCTCGGCGATCCGATGGATGAAGCAACAAGCATCGGCCCGCTCGTCTCAAAACCGCAGCTCGACAAGGTGCTGGGTTACATGGAGATCGGGAAGCAAGAAGGCGCGCGGCTTGTCTGCGGTGGCGGCAGTGCCGACGTGGCTGCTCTCCAGGATGGTTTCTTCGTTCAGCCCACAGTCTTTGCAGACGTCAAGGATGGCATGCGCATCGCCTGCGAGGAGATCTTCGGACCGGTCATGTGCGTTCTGGACTTTGACGACGAGGATGATGTCGTTGCACGCGCCAATGACACGGTGTTCGGCCTTGCCGCCGGCGTCTTCACCAAGGACATTCAGCGCGCCCATCGAGTCATCGACCAGCTTGAAGCGGGTACATGCTGGATCAACACCTACAATCTGACCCCCATCGAAATGCCATTCGGTGGCTACAAGAAGTCGGGCATCGGCCGAGAAAACGGTCACGCGGCGATCGAGTATTACAGCCAGATCAAGAGCGTTTACGTGGAGATGGGCGACGTCGAAGCTGCCTTCTGA
- a CDS encoding hemin uptake protein HemP — translation MHTSKIRRDKLTIAAPQKAPSPSGERREQQLDTKTLFKGARELKIQHNSETYRLTITKLGKLILTK, via the coding sequence ATGCACACTTCGAAGATCCGCCGCGACAAGCTCACCATCGCAGCTCCGCAGAAGGCTCCCTCCCCGTCCGGAGAACGCCGGGAGCAGCAACTCGACACAAAGACCCTGTTCAAAGGCGCCCGTGAGCTGAAAATCCAGCACAACTCGGAGACCTACAGGCTGACCATCACCAAACTTGGCAAGCTCATTCTGACCAAGTGA
- the rirA gene encoding iron-responsive transcriptional regulator RirA: MRLTQQTNYAVRALMYCAANPERPSKVAEIAASFDMSETHLFKIMKVLVDANLIRTIRGRNGGVMLAREPETMTVGEVVRAAEESFLLAECFDSGRKDCPLITSCGFNGILHEALEAFMDVLDTKTIADLSEDRPSLRNLLKIDEVDQKVAAAS; encoded by the coding sequence ATGCGCCTGACACAACAAACCAATTATGCGGTTCGTGCATTGATGTACTGTGCAGCGAACCCAGAGCGTCCGAGCAAGGTTGCCGAAATTGCAGCCAGCTTTGACATGTCCGAAACTCATCTGTTCAAGATCATGAAGGTCCTCGTCGACGCCAATCTGATCCGCACCATCCGTGGACGCAATGGTGGCGTGATGCTGGCCCGTGAGCCCGAGACCATGACGGTCGGCGAAGTCGTTCGCGCCGCGGAGGAGAGCTTTCTCCTGGCTGAATGCTTCGACTCAGGCCGCAAGGACTGCCCGTTAATTACGTCCTGCGGTTTCAACGGCATTCTTCACGAAGCTCTGGAAGCCTTCATGGATGTGCTGGACACAAAAACAATTGCCGACCTTTCGGAAGACCGTCCGAGCCTGAGAAATCTGCTCAAAATCGACGAAGTTGATCAGAAAGTCGCTGCCGCAAGCTGA
- a CDS encoding glycoside hydrolase family 43 protein: MSNAPQTIQNPILPGFNPDPSICRVGDDYYIATSTFEWFPGVQIHHSRDLQHWQLVTRPLSRESQLDMRGNPDSCGIWAPCLTHADGQFWLVYTDVKRNEGNFKDAHNYIVTAPDITGPWSDPVYANSSGFDPSLFHDDDGRKWFVNMIWDHREDPTPFAGILLQEFDPKAGKLVGPIKNIFKGTDRGLVEGPHLYKRDGWYYLLTAEGGTGYRHAVTLARSKRLTGPYEVHPDKHVVSSLTFPDAPLQRAGHGDFVETQDRETYLVHLMGRPVLGLSRCPMGRETSIQKCEWGEDGWLRLAGEPFLPQETVTAPNLPAHPFEPEPDRHDFDAQDLPIAFQWLRSPLPERLFSLSERPGHLRLFGRESIGSYFEQALVARRQTNFNYVVETSVDFQPKTSQQTAGLIAYYGRYQFFQLAICQDETLGRSLTIMACAGDYPSGNLSFPLDAPVPLETDGAVGMKIEVKNLALRFFYTEGGADWRRIGPIFDASLLSDEAGRGEHGNFTGAFVGMQAMDGSGIGYPADFDFFTYKGMP; encoded by the coding sequence ATGAGTAACGCACCTCAGACAATTCAGAACCCGATCCTGCCCGGGTTCAATCCGGACCCGTCGATCTGCCGCGTCGGCGATGACTACTATATCGCGACCTCGACCTTCGAGTGGTTTCCTGGCGTCCAGATCCACCATTCGCGGGATCTGCAGCACTGGCAGCTCGTGACCCGGCCATTGTCCCGCGAAAGCCAGCTGGACATGCGCGGCAATCCGGACAGTTGCGGGATCTGGGCGCCCTGCCTGACCCACGCGGATGGACAGTTCTGGCTTGTTTACACGGACGTGAAGCGCAACGAGGGCAACTTCAAGGACGCCCACAATTACATCGTCACCGCGCCTGACATTACGGGACCATGGTCGGATCCGGTCTATGCGAACTCTTCCGGCTTCGACCCCTCGCTCTTTCATGACGACGATGGCCGCAAGTGGTTCGTCAACATGATCTGGGATCACCGCGAGGACCCGACGCCCTTTGCCGGGATCCTTTTGCAGGAATTCGACCCAAAGGCCGGCAAGCTGGTCGGTCCGATCAAGAACATCTTCAAGGGTACGGACCGGGGGCTGGTTGAGGGGCCACATCTCTACAAGCGGGACGGCTGGTACTATCTGCTGACAGCGGAAGGTGGCACCGGCTACCGACATGCTGTCACGCTAGCCCGCTCGAAGCGGCTCACCGGGCCCTATGAGGTCCATCCGGACAAGCATGTTGTCTCTTCCCTGACCTTTCCCGACGCTCCGCTCCAGCGCGCAGGCCATGGCGATTTCGTCGAGACACAAGATAGAGAAACCTACCTGGTTCACCTGATGGGCCGGCCGGTGCTAGGTCTCAGTCGCTGCCCGATGGGACGGGAGACGTCGATCCAGAAATGTGAATGGGGCGAGGACGGCTGGCTGCGGCTGGCGGGCGAGCCGTTTCTGCCTCAGGAGACGGTAACTGCGCCCAACCTGCCCGCCCATCCGTTCGAACCAGAGCCCGACCGGCACGACTTCGATGCGCAGGATCTGCCGATTGCGTTCCAATGGCTCCGTTCGCCACTGCCCGAGCGCCTGTTTTCCCTAAGCGAACGGCCCGGTCATCTGCGCCTGTTCGGGCGTGAATCCATCGGCAGCTACTTCGAGCAGGCGCTGGTGGCAAGGCGGCAGACGAACTTCAACTATGTCGTCGAAACTTCGGTCGACTTTCAGCCGAAGACCTCACAACAGACCGCGGGACTGATCGCCTACTATGGACGCTACCAGTTCTTTCAACTGGCCATCTGCCAGGACGAGACGCTCGGACGCAGCCTGACAATCATGGCCTGCGCGGGCGACTATCCTTCCGGCAATCTGTCATTCCCCCTGGACGCGCCCGTGCCGCTCGAAACGGACGGTGCCGTCGGCATGAAGATCGAGGTAAAGAACCTCGCCTTGCGGTTTTTCTATACGGAAGGTGGAGCAGACTGGCGCCGAATCGGTCCGATTTTCGATGCCAGCCTTTTGTCGGATGAGGCCGGCAGGGGTGAACACGGCAACTTTACCGGTGCATTTGTCGGCATGCAGGCCATGGACGGCTCGGGCATAGGCTATCCAGCCGACTTTGACTTTTTCACATACAAGGGGATGCCTTAG